A single region of the Erythrobacter sp. HL-111 genome encodes:
- a CDS encoding nucleotidyltransferase family protein: MTARFDEPPPLASDSAMVLAAGLGKRMRPLTAAQPKPLVRVAGKALIDHALDRLADAGIARAVVNVHYMADALEAHVLERSVPKVTISDERDLLLETGGGLVRAQAHLPDPFFCLNADNIWLDGPKNAFADLSARWDPAAMDALLLVVPHVRASNFTGPGDFYMDASGLLSRRRTGRIAPFIYTGIQLVSHRLLRDAPEGPFSTNILWNRAIAEGRLYGVAFTGQWFEVGTPQAIAPTEAALCGV, encoded by the coding sequence ATGACTGCCCGCTTCGACGAGCCACCGCCGCTCGCCAGCGACAGCGCGATGGTGCTGGCGGCCGGGCTCGGCAAGCGGATGCGCCCGCTCACCGCCGCGCAGCCCAAGCCGCTGGTCCGGGTCGCGGGCAAGGCGCTGATCGACCACGCGCTCGACCGGCTCGCGGATGCGGGGATCGCGCGGGCGGTGGTCAATGTCCACTACATGGCCGACGCGCTCGAGGCGCACGTGCTGGAACGCTCGGTGCCGAAGGTGACGATCTCGGACGAGCGCGACCTGCTGCTCGAAACGGGCGGCGGGCTGGTCCGGGCGCAGGCGCACCTGCCCGATCCCTTCTTCTGCCTGAACGCCGACAACATCTGGCTCGACGGGCCGAAGAACGCCTTCGCCGATCTCTCCGCGCGCTGGGACCCGGCGGCGATGGACGCGCTGCTGCTGGTCGTGCCCCATGTCCGGGCGAGCAATTTCACCGGGCCGGGCGATTTCTACATGGACGCAAGCGGGCTTCTCTCCCGCCGGCGGACGGGCCGGATCGCGCCGTTCATCTACACCGGCATCCAGCTCGTTTCGCACCGCCTGCTGCGCGATGCGCCGGAGGGGCCGTTTTCGACCAACATCCTGTGGAACCGCGCGATCGCAGAGGGGCGGCTTTACGGCGTCGCCTTCACCGGCCAGTGGTTCGAAGTCGGCACCCCGCAGGCGATCGCGCCGACCGAAGCCGCGCTCTGCGGGGTCTAG